One window of Acidobacteriota bacterium genomic DNA carries:
- a CDS encoding 50S ribosomal protein L1, with protein sequence MPKRGKKYLQAKSKLERRPYGVAEAIARLKEVSWAGFDETVEIAMLLGVDPRHADQMVRGTVVLPHGTGKTKRVLAIAGGEKYQEAEAAGADIVMTGEEAVEKISGGFLDFDAVVATPDVMRFIGRLGKILGPRGLMPNPKTGTVTPDIARAIKEIKAGKVEFRVNKTSIVHGVLGKRSFTDEQLLDNFAAFVGAVQRAKPPAAKGRYIKSVHIGTTMSPSLEIDLTELDRMQQERA encoded by the coding sequence GCGAAGAGCAAGCTCGAGCGGCGTCCCTACGGAGTCGCCGAGGCGATCGCGCGGCTCAAAGAGGTCTCCTGGGCGGGCTTCGACGAGACCGTCGAAATCGCCATGCTGCTCGGTGTCGACCCGAGGCACGCCGACCAGATGGTCCGGGGAACGGTGGTGCTGCCCCACGGCACCGGCAAGACCAAGCGCGTCCTCGCGATCGCCGGCGGCGAAAAGTACCAGGAGGCCGAGGCGGCGGGAGCCGATATCGTGATGACCGGCGAGGAGGCGGTGGAGAAGATCTCCGGGGGTTTCCTCGACTTCGATGCCGTGGTGGCGACGCCCGACGTCATGCGGTTCATCGGGCGGTTGGGGAAGATCCTCGGTCCCCGCGGGCTGATGCCGAACCCGAAGACCGGGACGGTGACGCCCGATATCGCAAGGGCGATCAAGGAGATCAAGGCGGGAAAAGTGGAGTTCCGGGTCAACAAGACCTCGATCGTCCACGGCGTGCTCGGAAAGCGCTCCTTCACCGACGAGCAGTTGCTGGACAACTTCGCCGCATTCGTGGGGGCGGTGCAGCGGGCGAAGCCGCCGGCCGCGAAGGGGCGTTACATCAAGTCGGTGCACATCGGCACGACGATGAGCCCGAGCTTGGAGATCGATCTCACCGAGCTGGACAGGATGCAGCAAGAGCGCGCCTGA